One genomic window of Canis aureus isolate CA01 chromosome 15, VMU_Caureus_v.1.0, whole genome shotgun sequence includes the following:
- the STRA8 gene encoding stimulated by retinoic acid gene 8 protein homolog isoform X2 has translation MATPAEGSNPSGRVTPRLLTQLRELEPRVARRRLSQARHRATLAGLFSDLRKTVYSHSDLTASKWQVLNKAKNHIQELEQTLDNLLKLKESFNLEDGNANSLEEVKAEYASMYSGNPSLVSNKVHQKSSATWCPTEAVGKDAEGEEEEEEEEEDQDEEEEEEEEEEEEEEEEEEEEEEKKVELLHSPITLLPDLMEFERYLNFYKQTMDLLIGNGVVSSQEVMLPIVSAAISHLWQSLSEEMKASLLQAWAQRHSTPSSLAGACPEPACTEGSTKDSGVDSQGASCSLVSTPEEILFEDAFDVASFLDKSEAPSTSSSRNQTSPLTMR, from the exons ATGGCGACCCCCGCAGAAGGCAGTAACCCCAGTGGCAGAGTGACACCCCGGCTGCTGACACAGCTGCGGGAGCTGGAGCCGCGGGTGGCCCGTCGACGCCTTTCCCAAGCCCGCCACCGAGCCACCCTGGCAGGGCTGTTCAGTGACCTCAGGAAGACCGTTTACTCCCACTCTGATCTCACAGCCTCAAAG TGGCAGGTTTTGAATAAGGCGAAGAATCACATTCAGGAGTTGGAACAAACCTTGGATAATCTGCTGAAGCTGAAAG AATCCTTCAACCTGGAGGATGGGAACGCAAACAGCTTAGAGGAAGTCAAGGCGGAGTATGCCAGCATGTACTCTGGAAATCCCAG CCTGGTCTCAAATAAGGTTCATCAGAAAAGCTCTGCCACCTGGTGCCCAACTGAGGCAGTCGGGAAGGATGctgagggggaggaagaggaggaagaggaggaggaggaccaagacgaggaggaagaggaggaagaagaggaggaggaggaggaagaggaggaggaggaggaggaggaagagaaaaaagtggAGCTCTTGCACTCCCCAATCACCTTGTTGCCAGACCTCATGGAATTTGAACG GTACCTCAACTTCTACAAGCAGACGATGGACCTCCTGATTGGGAACGGGGTTGTCTCCTCCCAGGAGGTGATGCTCCCCATCGTCTCTGCGGCCATCTCCCACCTGTGGCAGAGCCTTTCTGAGGAGATGAAGGCCAGCCTCCTGCAGGCCTGGGCACAGAGGCACAGCACCCCCTCGAGCCTTGCGGGTGCCTGTCCGGAGCCGGCCTGCACCGAGGGCAGCACGAAGGACAGTGGGGTTGACAGCCAAGGAGCCAGCTGCTCACTCGTCTCTACCCCAGAGGAG ATACTCTTTGAAGATGCCTTCGATGTGGCAAGCTTCCTGGACAAAAGCGAGGCTCCAAGTACTTCTAGCTCTag GAACCAGACCTCCCCATTGACGATGAGATGA
- the STRA8 gene encoding stimulated by retinoic acid gene 8 protein homolog isoform X1 → MATPAEGSNPSGRVTPRLLTQLRELEPRVARRRLSQARHRATLAGLFSDLRKTVYSHSDLTASKWQVLNKAKNHIQELEQTLDNLLKLKESFNLEDGNANSLEEVKAEYASMYSGNPSLVSNKVHQKSSATWCPTEAVGKDAEGEEEEEEEEEDQDEEEEEEEEEEEEEEEEEEEEEEKKVELLHSPITLLPDLMEFERYLNFYKQTMDLLIGNGVVSSQEVMLPIVSAAISHLWQSLSEEMKASLLQAWAQRHSTPSSLAGACPEPACTEGSTKDSGVDSQGASCSLVSTPEEILFEDAFDVASFLDKSEAPSTSSSSSVFANCNPEYPEEKFQLYMQIIEFFKGLCYVNTQLKQEPDLPIDDEMIMLRCMETFDDEDL, encoded by the exons ATGGCGACCCCCGCAGAAGGCAGTAACCCCAGTGGCAGAGTGACACCCCGGCTGCTGACACAGCTGCGGGAGCTGGAGCCGCGGGTGGCCCGTCGACGCCTTTCCCAAGCCCGCCACCGAGCCACCCTGGCAGGGCTGTTCAGTGACCTCAGGAAGACCGTTTACTCCCACTCTGATCTCACAGCCTCAAAG TGGCAGGTTTTGAATAAGGCGAAGAATCACATTCAGGAGTTGGAACAAACCTTGGATAATCTGCTGAAGCTGAAAG AATCCTTCAACCTGGAGGATGGGAACGCAAACAGCTTAGAGGAAGTCAAGGCGGAGTATGCCAGCATGTACTCTGGAAATCCCAG CCTGGTCTCAAATAAGGTTCATCAGAAAAGCTCTGCCACCTGGTGCCCAACTGAGGCAGTCGGGAAGGATGctgagggggaggaagaggaggaagaggaggaggaggaccaagacgaggaggaagaggaggaagaagaggaggaggaggaggaagaggaggaggaggaggaggaggaagagaaaaaagtggAGCTCTTGCACTCCCCAATCACCTTGTTGCCAGACCTCATGGAATTTGAACG GTACCTCAACTTCTACAAGCAGACGATGGACCTCCTGATTGGGAACGGGGTTGTCTCCTCCCAGGAGGTGATGCTCCCCATCGTCTCTGCGGCCATCTCCCACCTGTGGCAGAGCCTTTCTGAGGAGATGAAGGCCAGCCTCCTGCAGGCCTGGGCACAGAGGCACAGCACCCCCTCGAGCCTTGCGGGTGCCTGTCCGGAGCCGGCCTGCACCGAGGGCAGCACGAAGGACAGTGGGGTTGACAGCCAAGGAGCCAGCTGCTCACTCGTCTCTACCCCAGAGGAG ATACTCTTTGAAGATGCCTTCGATGTGGCAAGCTTCCTGGACAAAAGCGAGGCTCCAAGTACTTCTAGCTCTag CTCGGTGTTTGCCAACTGCAACCCAGAATATCCAGAGGAGAAGTTTCAGCTCTACATGCAGATCATCGAGTTTTTTAAAGGCCTTTGCTATGTTAATACTCAGTTAAAACAG GAACCAGACCTCCCCATTGACGATGAGATGATAATGCTGAGGTGCATGGAGACCTTTGACGATGAAGATCTGTGA